ATGTAATAGATAGACAAAATATTGTGCTCCAAAATTGATGATCAAGGTGAAGCACAAGTCAAAGCTTATGCGATTTTTAGTTTTCTAGGGACTACGGGTAGGTCGGCAGCATCCACAAGGCTTGCTTGGATACCGGAGCTTCATCGAGGTCCTGCATCGTCATTGTCCTGTCCTTCACGTTGAACACCATCAGGCGCTGTTGAACACCATCAGGCGCTTCGTCCCCGCGTACGGCACGTAGACGCAGTCCGCCTCCAGCCCGCACTTCGTCGCCGGGCGCGAGGCGCCGAAGTACCACGGTGACAGCAGGAACGCCCTACCGCCGATGTCCTCAACCTCGCGCCACTCCTGCCTCGCGAAGTTCATCCGGTGTACGTGGACCCGGAGGACCACGCTGGGTCGCTAGGCGATAGCAGGGAGACCATGAAGAGCTCCCGCCCGGACTCGACCAGGAACTCCTTCTGGCACCCGAAAGGCTGCTCGATGGCGTCCAGGGGCGGATATTAAGGGGGCCTAAGGGGATCGAGCCCCCCAACCTCCCAAAATTAATGGATATCTTTTtaagtttttttttatttttggaaCAAAGAATGAAAAAGAagaggtgaagaagaagaaaaaaagaagggACATGAGCCCCTCTTTACCGCTGGATTCGCCACTGATGGCGTCATGGATGGCGACGAAGCTTAACAACGTTATGGGGCTGAGCTCGTCGAAGCTGCCGTTGAAGTAAAACCTGCCATCGCACACTGTGATTGAGCAGATGACTAGTTTCTCCTTGCAACCTTCGCCCAAGTCAGGTAAATCTAGAGTCTCGATGTCGTACTCGTGTTTCACCCactcgccgccgccagcgccgctgccGATGTGGCAGTAATGGATGACTGGGTTGTCAGGCTTGATCAGGAGGACACGGTAATTTCCTTTCCTTGGATCGGCGGAGATCGGGGTGGTCGGAGAGCAGGCAGGTGCAGACGGGAGGGAGGTCATCCTCCGATAGGTGCGGCAGGTGGATCCTCCTGCGATGGTCGTGAAGGTCGAGCAGGTAGGTGGACGGGGCGGCGGTGTCGCGGACCAGAACCCAGCCCTGCGGGGTTGCACAGTAGTTGCTGTTCTCCGGCTCGCCGGTGATGTCGGTGATGATGGCCTTCTTTGCCGAGACGTTGAAGAAGACGGGGTCATCTGAACCCGCCGCGTGCTTCAAGGCGAGGTAGGGCGCGCGGACGCCGCCGTGGCTCGACGGAGTCGTGTCCATGTCCGGTGTCCTGGAACTGCAGATGGAGCACGCCGTGGCCTGGCTGGGCTCGATCGACTGATGGCTTCGATTGAGGCGGTGAGGAAAAAAAAACTGGCATGGCCAAGGCTCTTACATAGGTTACGCCGGGAACCGACGTGCCGAGCTTCGGTACACGAATCGGAATCGAAGTTCAGAGTTTGAGTCAGGTGTCGGTCTAGCTGATCGAGTCCAGAACGCTGTAAACTCTGTAGGATTTTACGTGGACAATGCTCAAAATTCATCCGCGTGTTAGTGCCAAACGATACTCAAAGTTCATTCACGTGTTAGGACATGGGAGCCACCTGGGGAATGAGCGCGGGTGCAGAGCAAAGCAGGGGCACGAGCACGACAGGTCGAAAAGCGTGAGTCGTCGAGGGATCATGCTCCGAGTCTAAACACACACTGTTGATAGCATGTCTTTTCTATTAGGTGGATGATGAAGCGAAGATGTGAGCCTAATCAAACTGCTCTGAATTTACTATTTTAAAACTTTTCAATGGATTTTGGGCAGATTCTGTTGGAGTAATGAATAGCGCGGATAACGAGCCATGTCGGCTCGGTCCAGCTCGCGAGCTCGCTGGCGTACTCTCTCATGTGATATATATCTATATAGATAAAAAAATATTAGAATAGAATATGAATCTATTTCCATACTTTCAAGATCATATATAATTCCATTGGCGATACGTATATGATTCATCAACGATACATGTTCATCAATAATATATGCCCATAAGCTAGCCTATCATAATCAAAGAGGTTACAAAACACTAAGTCTTGGTCTCTCAGATACATATATTGATGGTTCATTCAATGGATATTGGATAAGCACAAAAGTACAAAGAAAATACTGAGTCTTGCCTTCTAGATGGCCTATAACGTAGGTGAAAAATCATATTGTATGCGTACTCACTCGTTATATTAACGAGCGCAAAGTTGTGCTCGGCTCGTTAGGAATTAGACCGAGCCGAGCCAAGCCTGCTACAAGTCGAGTGAGCTAACGAGCCACGAGCAATTTTTCCAGCCCTAGTAATGAAGTTGGTTTTTATTTTGATGAAGGGATCCCTTTGATGAATTATTATACTCGTGGAAGGGAAACTTAATCTTACTACCATACTTATGTGCTCACTGATTCACTAATTACATCCGAATCATTCAGAATTCTGATTTCCAAATCCACGAGTTGCACAAAGCAAGAGTGAAAAGTAAGCTCAACTTCTCAACGTCATTATTACAATTCAAATTGTGCATGCTACAGCTATAAAAATACTGAagcttattttaaaattaatatttttctaacaaaatttataaaAGTTTTGTTAACCATTTGATGCTGCGTATCCAGTTTGCCCAATCTTATTGCACCACGTGTCCACGTCACTCAAAAAAACTGGAAAATTGGAGAAGTTGCAAGAGCCATCGCCGCTATCCCACAAAACCGACTCAGAAACCAAGGCCCATCAAGCCGCTCACAGCACGGCCCAAACCACCGGAAGTCGGCTCGACTGCACTGCACCGCCATGGCCGCAAGGCCCCCCTGATACAAATATCCCCAAGCCGGGCCCGATCCCATCGGTTTCTCTCCCCCTTCATTTTTTCCCCTCTTCTCCTTTCCCTCGACCCCTCTCGAACACACACCCCACCCGGCTCGACGACGCTAAAACCCTAGGCAGCTGCGGGAGGCCGCCGCGCCCTACCCGTCGCCGATGTGGAGcggcgcgccgcctccgccgccgccgcacatgGCGGCGGCCCCGCCTCCCCCGGGCACGACGGGGGCCGGGGCGGGccagcccccgcccccgccgccgccggccggggcGCCGCAGGGCGCCAAGCCGCTGACgccggcggagctggaggcgcagCTGGTGGAGAAGGCCCGCAAGTGGCACCAGCTCAACTCCAAGCGCTATGGAGACAAGCGCAAGTTTGGGTTCGTCGAGGCGCAGAAGGAGGACATGCCTCCTGAGCACGTCCGCAAAATCATCAGGTAAACATCCAGATCCGCCTCTCTTTAGGGATTTTAAGGCTTTACTTTGTGCTAAATGGCTGGGTTTTAGTGCTTTTTGGTTCGTGGTTGGGTTATTTCAGTTGTGTGTAGCTCTGAACTGATTGGGTTGTGGTGGGCCTCTCATTTAGTGCTACATGTTGTGCGAGTAGAGAATCTGGTGTGCCTTTTAGTCAACACAAGTCAAGTCATACGAGGATCATTGTTTCCCTTTAGTCAACATTGTAGATGCACAATTGCTTCTAGTTGTGCTAGCCAATTTACTGCTTCTTTTGTTGTATCAGtttctgtttcttgtttatttgTATCTTCTATCATGAAAATTCTAAAGTATTCTTTTTAGCCATTTATATTCTGTTACATGTTGTGGTCAATCTTCTGGGAGCTAAATGATCTCTAGTAATTTTGATTTTTCAATTTTGACCCAATTGATCCGAGGACAAACTCTTAAGTGCGAGTTCTATGGATTTAAGAATGAAGATTCTATGTAGGCAGTTGAAAAGTTAAGCTCTTGTCTTGTGTGGGATTCTTTGGGTCTCCTTGCTTATTGTCTGCGTGCTTAGGGTGCTCATGGCTGTTTTCACACTGTTCTTGGATTTGAGTTTCTGGTTCCTACTGTAAAGGTGGCATCCCTAGCTTGTCTTGCTTGggaacttttagctttcaggtgcAAGCTGGTCATACCTTCCATCTGTAAATACATTTGTTATCCATCCAGTGGACTTCAAGGTTCTGATGATAACCTTTCTTTGTAGCGTGTATATCCTGTTTAAGATGCACTCTATTTATGCTTCCTTATTTCGTTTAACAGAGACCACGGAGACATGTCCTCCAAGAAGTACAGGCATGACAAACGTGTTTATCTTGGAGCACTCAAATTTGTGCCCCATGCTGTCTACAAACTACTGGAGAACATGCCGATGCCTTGGGAGCAGGTATTTTGTCATGTCCTTTTAGATGTATAGTTAAATACTAATTGTATTTCTGTGTGATTACCTGTGGTCTCGTGGCATGTCATTTGATTAATATATACTTATTTTCAGGTTCGGCATGTGAAAGTCTTGTATCACATTACTGGGGCTATCACTTTTGTAAATGAAATCCCATGGGTTGTGGAACCCATATACCTTGCACAGGTAACAATCCATAGACTTCTCGCACCCTTTTATTGCTACATAGTGAGCTGTAACCAAGTCGTTACATGTACTTTCTTCTTGTATGCTTAAACCTCTCCTTTTAATGTGCTTTCTCAGTGGGGTACAATGTGGATCATGATGCGGAGAGAGAAGAGGGATAGGCGACATTTTAAACGAATGCGCTTTCCTCCATTTGATGATGAGGAACCTCCACTGGACTATGCTGATAATCTGTTGGATGTTGAACCCCTCGAGGCCATACAATTGGAGTTGGACAGAGAAGAAGATGCAGCTGTCTATGAATGGTTCTATGATCACAAGCCTCTTATGAAGACCAAGCTTATAAATGGCCCCAGCTACAGGAAATGGCATCTATCTCTTCCCATAATGGCAACATTATATCGCCTTGCTGGCCAGCTGTTGTCAGACCTGATTGATAGGAATTATTTCTACTTGTTTGACATGGAGTCTTTCTTTACTGCCAAGGCACTTAATATGTGCATTCCAGGTATGTATGACTGCTTTAAGTTTCGTAAGTTATGGTCAGTGTCATGATTTTCTGCCACCTTTCCTTTAGTAGGCATAGCACAGGGTAGGCTTTTGTGGGCTTGCAGCTTTCGTGTTAATGGGTACACCAAAATTCAGCCCACCAAGTGTAGTGTTGCGTATCTGTGTTCCTATTGGCAAGGTGGTCTTTGGATAATACGTGTAATAGCATCTCGTTCTCTTTCATATATTGTCATATACTTCGCTAAAAGAGGGACACTCTGCCTACTGTTATTTTTGTTCCTTCTGTGCTATTTTTTTCCTATCAAGCACTAACAGATCTATATTCTGTCAGGGGGTCCGAAGTTCGAGCCGCTGTATCGTGATATGGAGAAGGGTGATGAGGACTGGAATGAGTTTAATGACATAAATAAACTCATCATACGTCAGCCACTTCGGACTGAGTACAGGATTGCTTTCCCTCATCTGTACAATAACAGGCCAAGGAAAGTGAAACTTGGGGTCTATCATACCCCCATGATAATGTATATCAAGACAGAGGATCCAGATTTGCCAGCGTTCTACTACGATCCTCTCATAAATCCCATCACTTCAACTAACAAGGTTGATCGTCGGGAGAGGAAAGCAACTGAAGAGGACGATGATGAAGATTTTTGTCTCCCAGAAGATGTGGAGCCTCTCTTGAAAAGCACTGAACTCTACACTGATACAACAGCCGCTGGTATATCATTACTTTTTGCTCCAAAGCCTTTTAACATGAGATCTGGCAGAACACGTCGTGCCGAGGACATTCCTCTTGTATCGGAGTGGTACAAGGAGCATTGGTGAGTGCTAGCTTGATACCTTGCTAGTACATTCCTTGTTTTGTTTTTATTATGTATTTATACTCAATTACTGCTCAACTGACTGCATTTTTCTCAATACTTGTTTTCAGCCCACCAGCTTATCCTGTGAAAGTTCGTGTGAGTTACCAGAAGCTGTTGAAGTGCTATGTACTCAATGAGCTACATCATAGGCCTCCCAAGGCTCAGAAAAAGAAGCACCTGTTCCGTTCACTCCAAGCCACAAAGTTTTTCCAAACTACTGAGCTTGACTGGGCAGAGGCAGGCTTGCAAGTTTGCAAGCAGGGGTACAACATGCTGAACTTGTTGATTCACAGGAAGAATCTTAACTATCTTCATTTAGACTACAATTTCAATTTGAAACCCGTCAAGACTCTTACAACAAAGGAAAGGAAGAAATCTCGTTTTGGAAATGCATTCCATCTGTGTCGTGAGATTTTACGACTTACTAAGTTGGTTGTTGATGCTAACATCCAGTTCCGTCTGGGAAATGTTGATGCTTTCCAGTTGGCAGATGGTCTGCAATACATATTCTCTCATGTTGGCCAGTTAACTGGTATGTATAGGTACAAGTATCGATTGATGAGGCAGATTAGGATGTGCAAAGATCTGAAGCACTTGATATATTACCGTTTCAACACTGGCCCTGTTGGAAAAGGACCTGGCTGTGGGTTTTGGGCTCCAATGTGGAGAGTGTGGCTCTTCTTCCTTCGGGGTATTGTCCCATTATTGGAGCGCTGGTTAGGTAATCTGTTGGCAAGGCAGTTTGAGGGTAGACATTCGAAGGGAGTAGCCAAAACAGTAACAAAGCAACGTGTTGAGTCTCATTTTGATTTAGAGCTTCGTGCTGCAGTTATGCACGATGTTCTAGATGCTATGCCAGAGGGCATCAAGCAAAACAAGGCCCGAACTATACTACAGCATCTTAGTGAGGCATGGCGATGTTGGAAGGCAAATATTCCATGGAAAGTCCCTGGCCTGCCTGTGCCTATTGAGAACATGATTCTTCGCTACGTGAAGTCAAAGGCAGATTGGTGGACAAATGTTGCTCACTACAACCGTGAGCGTATCAGGCGTGGTGCTACAGTTGACAAGACTGTTTGCCGGAAAAATCTTGGAAGGTTAACTCGTCTGTGGCTGAAGGCAGAACAAGAGAGACAACACAATTACTTGAAAGATGGGCCATATGTAACTCCTGAGGAAGCTGTTGCTATTTATACAACAACAGTTCACTGGCTGGAATCGAGAAAGTTCTCGCCAATTCCTTTTCCGCCACTATCATACAAGCATGACACCAAACTTCTTATACTTGCACTGGAAAGGCTGAAGGAGTCATACAGTGTAGCAGTTAGGTTGAACCAACTGCAACGAGAGGAGCTTGGGTTGATTGAACAAGCGTATGATAATCCACATGAAGCACTGTCAAGGATAAAAAGGCATCTTCTTACTCAGCGTGCTTTCAAAGAAGTTGGCATAGAATTCATGGACCTGTACAGCTACTTGATTCCAGTATATGAAATCGAACCTCTGGAAAAAATCACTGATGCATACCTTGACCAGTACTTGTGGTACGAGGGGGACAAACGCCATCTCTTCCCAAATTGGGTCAAGCCTGCTGATTCAGAACCACCACCTCTGCTTGTTTATAAATGGTGCCAGGGCATAAATAATTTACAGGATATATGGGACACAAGTGATGGACAGTGTGTTGTGATGCTCCAGACAAAATTTGAGAAGTTCTTTGAAAAAATTGATCTGACTCTGTTGAACAGGCTTCTTCGGTTGGTCTTAGATCATAATATAGCTGACTATGTTACTGCAAAGAACAATGTTGTGTTGTCTTACAAGGACATGAGCCACACAAATTCTTATGGTCTCATTCGAGGGCTTCAGTTTGCATCTTTTGTTGTTCAGTATTATGGCCTTGTGCTGGATCTCTTGATTCTCGGTCTGACACGTGCAAGTGAGATTGCTGGGCCACCTCAAATGCCAAATGAGTTCCTTACATATGCCGACACAAAAATTGAGACAAGGCACCCCATCAGATTGTATTCTCGATATATTGACAAGGTGCACATATTGTTCCGCTTCACCCACGAGGAAGCACGGGATTTAATTCAGCGTTACTTGACAGAACATCCTGATCCTAACAATGAGAACATGGTTGGTTACAATAACAAGAAATGTTGGCCTAGAGATGCAAGGATGAGGCTGATGAAACATGATGTAAATCTTGGAAGAAGTGTGTTCTGGGACATGAAGAACCGCCTTCCAAGGAGCATTACAACCTTAGAATGGGAGAATAGCTTTGTCTCTGTTTACAGCAAGGACAATCCAAACCTACTTTTTAGTATGTGTGGGTTTGAAGTCCGTATACTGCCAAAGATACGGATGACTCAGGAGGCATTCAGCAACACAAAGGATGGAGTGTGGAATTTGCAGAATGAACAGACAAAAGAAAGGACAGCAATTGCCTTCCTGAGAGTCGATGATGAGCATATGAAAGTGTTCGAGAACCGTGTCCGGCAGATTCTAATGTCATCAGGGTCAACAACATTCACCAAGATAGTCAACAAGTGGAATACTGCTCTCATTGGCCTTATGACATATTTTCGTGAAGCAACAGTCCATACGCAAGAGCTTTTAGATTTACTTGTCAAATGTGAAAACAAGATCCAGACTCGTATCAAGATTGGTCTGAATTCAAAGATGCCTAGTAGGTTTCCTCCTGTTATCTTCTATACACCTAAAGAAATTGGAGGTCTTGGTATGTTGTCGATGGGTCATATTCTTATACCACAAAGCGATCTTAGGTACAGTAAGCAGACAGATGTTGGTGTAACACATTTCCGAAGTGGTATGAGCCATGAAGAAGACCAGCTTATTCCTAACTTGTATCGCTACATCCAGCCATGGGAGAGTGAGTTTATTGATTCACAGCGTGTTTGGGCTGAATATGCTTTGAAGAGGCAGGAAGCACAGTCACAGAATAGACGGTTAACTCTCGAGGATCTTGAAGACTCGTGGGATAGAGGTATACCTCGTATCAACACTCTTTTCCAAAAGGACCGCCATACACTAGCGTATGACAAAGGATGGAGAGTGAGAACAGATTTTAAGCAATATCAAGTGCTAAAACAGAATCCATTCTGGTGGACACATCAGCGGCATGATGGGAAGCTTTGGAACCTAAATAACTACAGAACTGATGTCATTCAAGCACTTGGTGGTGTAGAAGGTATTCTGGAACATACATTATTTAAAGGAACTTATTTCCCTACTTGGGAGGGTCTCTTTTGGGAGAAGGCATCAGGTTTCGAAGAGTCTATGAAATACAAGAAACTTACAAATGCACAGCGTTCTGGGCTCAACCAAATCCCCAATAGAAGATTTACCCTGTGGTGGTCACCAACCATCAATCGTGCAAACGTGTATGTTGGTTTCCAGGTGCAGCTAGATCTTACAGGGATATTCATGCATGGGAAAATCCCAACATTAAAGATTTCTCTGATCCAGATCTTCCGTGCACATCTGTGGCAGAAGATCCATGAAAGTGTTGTTATGGATCTTTGCCAAGTTTTGGATCAAGAGTTGGATGCCCTGGAGATAGAGACTGTACAGAAAGAGACGATACATCCCAGGAAGAGTTACAAGATGAACAGTTCCTGTGCAGATATCCTCCTTTTTGCTGCACACAGATGGCAAATGTCAAAACCTAGCTTAGTTTCTGAGTCgaaggatctctttgatcagaaAGCAAGTAACAAGTATTGGATTGATGTGCAACTGCGTTGGGGAGATTATGATTCGCATGACATAGAACGTTATACAAGAGCCAAGTTCATGGATTACACAACAGACAATATGTCCATCTACCCGTCACCAACTGGTATGCTTCTGAGTATATGCAAATTTCCTATCTTCTCCACTTGCTTGAATTGAATATAGCTAATGTTCATTGACATCTGTTGCAGGGGTGATGATTGGAATTGATCTAGCGTATAATCTGCACTCTGCTTTTGGCAACTGGTTCCCTGGGTCAAAGCCCCTACTTCAGCAAGCAATGAACAAGATCATGAAGGTATAACCATATTAACATTTAGGTCCATTTGATTTGATTGATGATCACCCAACTGTAATAAATGTCCAATTTGAGTAACCTTCTTGACTTTTCTTTTCAGTCAAATCCTGCTCTGTATGTGCTGAGGGAGAGAATAAGGAAGGGTCTGCAGTTGTACTCATCTGAACCCACTGAACCGTATCTGTCTTCACAGAACTACGGAGAGATCTTCAGCAATCAAATCATATGGTTTGTGGATGATACAAATGTGTATCGAGTCACCATTCACAAAACATTTGAGGGTAACCTGACCACAAAACCAATCAACGGTGCTATTTTCATTTTCAATCCAAGAACTGGTCAACTCTTTCTTAAGGTTTGTTATTTTCCAATTTCTATTCTAGTTTTCATGTAGTTTTGGTATTGGTGTACTGCCTTAAAAGGCTTAAACATGGATGATTTGAACTGAGTATGGATCATAACGTGCAGGTTATCCACACAAGTGTATGGGCGGGGCAAAAGCGTCTTGGACAGCTGGCCAAGTGGAAAACAGCTGAGGAAGTTGCTGCATTAGTTCGATCTCTTCCTGTAGAAGAGCAGCCAAAGCAAATTATTGTGACAAGGAAGGGTATGTTGGATCCCTTGGAGGTCCATTTACTTGACTTCCCTAACATTGTTATCAAGGGCAGCGAACTGCAGCTTCCTTTCCAGGCTTGCTTAAAGATTGAGAAGTTTGGTGACCTTATTCTGAAGGCAACTGAACCACAGATGGTCCTTTATAATATATATGATGATTGGTTGAAAAGTATCTCTTCATACACAGCATTCTCTCGTATCGTACTTATTTTACGGGCTCTACATGTGAATAACGAGAAGGCAAAGATGTTGCTCAAACCTGACAAAACAATTGTTACCGAACCACATCATATATGGCCAACTTTGAATGATGAACAGTGGTTGAAGGTTGAATGTGCACTAAGGGACCTCATTCTTTCTGATTATGCCAAGAAAAACAATGTTAACACTTCTGCACTGACACAATCTGAAATCCGAGATATCATACTTGGTGCGGAAATTGCTCCACCATCACAGCAGAGGCAACAGATTGCTGAGATTGAGAAACAGGTAAAACATAAATAGTTGCACTTGTCTTCTTTTTTTTCCGGAGATAATCTTGTCAGTTTGCTTACTCTTGGTTTTACCTGGTTTTTGCAGTCTAGAGAGACGACTCAGTTAACCGCTGTTACCACAAGGACGACGAATGTACATGGAGATGAGCTCATTATCACGACAACAAGTCCATACGAGCAACAAGCATTTGCATCAAAGACTGATTGGCGTGTCAGAGCAATCTCTGCCACAAACTTGTATCTTCGTGTCAATCACATTTATGTCAATTCTGATGATATAAAGGTGAGTACAGTAATTGCATCTCGTTACAAAAAGAATTGTTGAATGGTTACTGAATGCATTCATTCTGATTGCAGGAGACTGGCTACACTTACATTATGCCGAAGAACATATTGAAGAAGTTCATATGCATAGCAGATCTGCGGACACAGATCGCTGGATTCTTGTATGGGCTGAGTCCACAGGACAATCCTCAAGTTAAAGAGATCAGGTGTATAGCCATTCCTCCACAGCATGGAACTCACCAGATGGTGACTCTGCCAGCAAATCTTCCTGAGCATGAGTTCCTTAATGACTTGGAACCCTTGGGATGGATGCATACACAGCCAAATGAAGCTCCACAGCTATCACCACAGGTTTGACTCTATCTAGCATTTTTTAGCTGTTGTCAGAAGCTTATGATACTTAACCTTTTTACATTTTCTGACCTAATTCATGGGACTAACTGCATTGTACTTGCAGGATCTGACATCACACGCAAAGATTCTGGAGGGCAACAAACAGTGGGATGGTGAGAAGTGCATCATTCTGACATGCAGCTTCACGCCAGGATCTTGCTCGTTGACTGCATACAAGCTGACACCAAGCGGTTACGAGTGGGGACGCAGCAACAAGGACAATGGGAGCAACCCACATGGATACCTCCCAACCCATTACGAGAAGGTCCAGATGCTTCTGAGTGACCGCTTCCTTGGCTTCTATATGGTATGTATTGGTTTTAACACTCTCCAAAACCTCTATTTTGCGTCTTTAGTGACATTGCTCCGACACTTACTCTGATGTTTTTGTTCCAATCAGGTTCCAGATAATGCCCCTTGGAACTTCAACTTCATGGGTGTGAAGCATGACCCGCAGATGAAGTACAATATGAAGCTGGGAATGCCCCGGGACTTCTACCATGAGGATCACCGGCCAACACACTTCCTGGAGTTCAGCAACATCGAGGAGGGTGAGGTCGCGGAAGGGGATAGGGAGGACACCTTCTCCTAGTCGCCAGGCCGatcccccccaccccccaatGTTTAGCTCTGTATCTGAAACGCACTTAGCTTTGTTTTGAAGAGCGATGTGTGAACCTGTAAGGCTGTAACTTGACGCGACGGGTATTATCTGTTATTTACCTGTTGCTATAGCCTGTATTATACCTTTTTGTTGTAAGACAGCCCTTGAGAGATGGGGTAGAATTGTACAAGTGCTAGTGCACGCCATGGTAACAGTAAAGATTTTGGTTCGTAGCTATGCTGATAGTTCAGAACTTAACACGCATACTGATAATTTCTTCCGTTTGTGTTGAATTTATCTCGGGCGCGAACTGAGAATCATGGTTCGTTCGAACGAATGTTCATTCCAAAAGAAAATCATGGTTACGCATTTGCGTGCTGAAGCTATGCACAGAACTTCCTTTGTTTCTTGATATTTTCAGCAAAGTGAGTCGAACTTCGTGTTGA
The genomic region above belongs to Panicum hallii strain FIL2 chromosome 4, PHallii_v3.1, whole genome shotgun sequence and contains:
- the LOC112889236 gene encoding pre-mRNA-processing-splicing factor 8A, which gives rise to MWSGAPPPPPPHMAAAPPPPGTTGAGAGQPPPPPPPAGAPQGAKPLTPAELEAQLVEKARKWHQLNSKRYGDKRKFGFVEAQKEDMPPEHVRKIIRDHGDMSSKKYRHDKRVYLGALKFVPHAVYKLLENMPMPWEQVRHVKVLYHITGAITFVNEIPWVVEPIYLAQWGTMWIMMRREKRDRRHFKRMRFPPFDDEEPPLDYADNLLDVEPLEAIQLELDREEDAAVYEWFYDHKPLMKTKLINGPSYRKWHLSLPIMATLYRLAGQLLSDLIDRNYFYLFDMESFFTAKALNMCIPGGPKFEPLYRDMEKGDEDWNEFNDINKLIIRQPLRTEYRIAFPHLYNNRPRKVKLGVYHTPMIMYIKTEDPDLPAFYYDPLINPITSTNKVDRRERKATEEDDDEDFCLPEDVEPLLKSTELYTDTTAAGISLLFAPKPFNMRSGRTRRAEDIPLVSEWYKEHCPPAYPVKVRVSYQKLLKCYVLNELHHRPPKAQKKKHLFRSLQATKFFQTTELDWAEAGLQVCKQGYNMLNLLIHRKNLNYLHLDYNFNLKPVKTLTTKERKKSRFGNAFHLCREILRLTKLVVDANIQFRLGNVDAFQLADGLQYIFSHVGQLTGMYRYKYRLMRQIRMCKDLKHLIYYRFNTGPVGKGPGCGFWAPMWRVWLFFLRGIVPLLERWLGNLLARQFEGRHSKGVAKTVTKQRVESHFDLELRAAVMHDVLDAMPEGIKQNKARTILQHLSEAWRCWKANIPWKVPGLPVPIENMILRYVKSKADWWTNVAHYNRERIRRGATVDKTVCRKNLGRLTRLWLKAEQERQHNYLKDGPYVTPEEAVAIYTTTVHWLESRKFSPIPFPPLSYKHDTKLLILALERLKESYSVAVRLNQLQREELGLIEQAYDNPHEALSRIKRHLLTQRAFKEVGIEFMDLYSYLIPVYEIEPLEKITDAYLDQYLWYEGDKRHLFPNWVKPADSEPPPLLVYKWCQGINNLQDIWDTSDGQCVVMLQTKFEKFFEKIDLTLLNRLLRLVLDHNIADYVTAKNNVVLSYKDMSHTNSYGLIRGLQFASFVVQYYGLVLDLLILGLTRASEIAGPPQMPNEFLTYADTKIETRHPIRLYSRYIDKVHILFRFTHEEARDLIQRYLTEHPDPNNENMVGYNNKKCWPRDARMRLMKHDVNLGRSVFWDMKNRLPRSITTLEWENSFVSVYSKDNPNLLFSMCGFEVRILPKIRMTQEAFSNTKDGVWNLQNEQTKERTAIAFLRVDDEHMKVFENRVRQILMSSGSTTFTKIVNKWNTALIGLMTYFREATVHTQELLDLLVKCENKIQTRIKIGLNSKMPSRFPPVIFYTPKEIGGLGMLSMGHILIPQSDLRYSKQTDVGVTHFRSGMSHEEDQLIPNLYRYIQPWESEFIDSQRVWAEYALKRQEAQSQNRRLTLEDLEDSWDRGIPRINTLFQKDRHTLAYDKGWRVRTDFKQYQVLKQNPFWWTHQRHDGKLWNLNNYRTDVIQALGGVEGILEHTLFKGTYFPTWEGLFWEKASGFEESMKYKKLTNAQRSGLNQIPNRRFTLWWSPTINRANVYVGFQVQLDLTGIFMHGKIPTLKISLIQIFRAHLWQKIHESVVMDLCQVLDQELDALEIETVQKETIHPRKSYKMNSSCADILLFAAHRWQMSKPSLVSESKDLFDQKASNKYWIDVQLRWGDYDSHDIERYTRAKFMDYTTDNMSIYPSPTGVMIGIDLAYNLHSAFGNWFPGSKPLLQQAMNKIMKSNPALYVLRERIRKGLQLYSSEPTEPYLSSQNYGEIFSNQIIWFVDDTNVYRVTIHKTFEGNLTTKPINGAIFIFNPRTGQLFLKVIHTSVWAGQKRLGQLAKWKTAEEVAALVRSLPVEEQPKQIIVTRKGMLDPLEVHLLDFPNIVIKGSELQLPFQACLKIEKFGDLILKATEPQMVLYNIYDDWLKSISSYTAFSRIVLILRALHVNNEKAKMLLKPDKTIVTEPHHIWPTLNDEQWLKVECALRDLILSDYAKKNNVNTSALTQSEIRDIILGAEIAPPSQQRQQIAEIEKQSRETTQLTAVTTRTTNVHGDELIITTTSPYEQQAFASKTDWRVRAISATNLYLRVNHIYVNSDDIKETGYTYIMPKNILKKFICIADLRTQIAGFLYGLSPQDNPQVKEIRCIAIPPQHGTHQMVTLPANLPEHEFLNDLEPLGWMHTQPNEAPQLSPQDLTSHAKILEGNKQWDGEKCIILTCSFTPGSCSLTAYKLTPSGYEWGRSNKDNGSNPHGYLPTHYEKVQMLLSDRFLGFYMVPDNAPWNFNFMGVKHDPQMKYNMKLGMPRDFYHEDHRPTHFLEFSNIEEGEVAEGDREDTFS